In Lactuca sativa cultivar Salinas chromosome 5, Lsat_Salinas_v11, whole genome shotgun sequence, the DNA window aaaaaaaaaaaaaaaaaaaaaaaaaaaaaaccctgaaATATAACCTagcaatcaaacaacatatttttcataCAAATAAATATCACAAATCCACAATTTATACTTTATATAATATTCTTAAATTATATCTTACTTTTTCATCTTTAATGGTTACTAACACCTCTTTCTGCCTTATTGTTGTGACACACATGTATATAAAAAATAAGAGAAAGAACTTTAGAGAACGAATGTTGATAGAGTGATCATTCATTGAAAACGCAGCAGAATTATTCATAGAGCCGCTAGGATTCTTCTATAGACCGCTAGAAGATCTATATAGTGACAACCGGTATGACTTCTATGAGAACGCACCATTTAAAGTAACAGATTTGATTAATGTAAGTGAAAAATCATTTGGAATACTTACCAATTGTGATTGTTTCTACTTGAATGTGAACATTAACATTCCTGTAGAGAAATAGAACTTCAAATTAATCCTACATAATCAAATCAACAAACATGACAACACAAAAAGAAGCCTAAATTGATATATAACCAATTAGGTTTTGTTGAACAACTTtttcaatttatcaaaattttattttattacaaacCTACATGAGTAATCAATAATCTTAAGCAAGTGAAAGAAGTAATTGTTAATTTAAAGCTAGTAAAAAAATACAATATTGTGAAATTGCTTATAGAAGTACGATTTGTCATTGATGTTGATGGTCGTTTGTTTGAGAACATGGTTGTCAGATTATCAACATCGTAAACATCTTACCAGTTGCATTTTAATTCTTCATGTCCatacattttttttaaaggaTGTCCACTTAGTTAATGGACTTGTTATAGTGTTTTTATCAAGATTCGAAGCGGGTGTGGCGTTATCACCAGTAAACGAAACAACATCCTAAATGTAGAAAATAAATTCATATGTCAATctaaaagttaataatattttaagGTTTTTAAAATATTAGATTTAGTTATATTATATTTTGAAACCTTCGAATTTAATGTGTCTTGAGATCCGACTTTTGCcaataaaacattaaacaaattgGATTTTGGCGCCTACATTTATAGTACATAGAAATATGTTAGTTGGTCAActgaaatataaaaaacaaaatttaataaGTGTAATGTTTGTAGTATTCTTCGTAAAAGAATGTTTCCTGttcgattttaaatttttttccaaTTCAACAATGATTGTATTATCAACAATGAAGTTTGAGATCGTATAATCATCAACTTTGTTCTTCAAATTATAATGTGAAATTTGAATTTGAACACCAACTTTTTAACGAAAAGTACATTCAAAGTAAATGAATAAATCTCCATATTACCCTCCTAAAAAAATAGTTATAAAAATAGATAGACAAAAGGTAAAAAATTAGTTTTATATAAATGAAGTTAATATCGATAACATCATTAAACTTTTGAAGCAACTCTTGTGCAGTTTTTCTAGAAGTTTCTTTGTTTCACGATCAAATAATATAAGTGACACCACACCAGTAAAGTAAAGTCTTGTacttgaatgtcaattttgaaaCTAAAGTCATTGATATAAACAAATACAGTAatataaaattagaaaatttaactAAAGAGtataataatatgtataaaagaATTATTGAAGAACTTAgaacaagatatatatatatatatatatatatatatatatatatatatatatatatatatatatatatatatatatatatttgtttatgcAAGTTGAAATGTAACAACAAAAAACTTATTCATCTTGCTTTTGGTCCGTTCCACGAGTTTTGTCATCATACGTTAAAACGACTTTTATGGCTTTCTCTTGACAAACATGGGTCagcatattaaaaaaaattaatataaaggaTATAATTTTGTTTCTATAACTAAATGAATGAAACTAATATACTAAAAGTATATTGATTAATTTTTTCATGACCTCTCAACAGAAATATAATAATAACAAGTAATAAGAACAAAGTAAATATAAGAAATTGTAGAAGGAGAAAAGAGTAAAGAAAGaacctataaaaaaaattatagaataAGACTGTTAAAGAAGAGTACTGTAAATCATACGATTCAGATTCAATTCAAAATCGTAAGAAGAAGAACTTCAATGTAATCGTATATATAGGTTGTTTTTCAATAAGGAAATCATTATCTTCCAAAAAAAATGGGATCCTAAAATATTATCTTGGAGATTTTCGGGTATTCATCTAGAAAAAAATGATATCATTTATATtgaatcaaaatttcaaattaattgacttgcttaattaatgagttttaaattcaaaaccattatctcaaattgatttattttacgTGGGATATACCGGGAGataaactataaataatattgagTTTATTTTTGACTCTTAAATATTTCGCTAATTTAATaggattagattagattttataGGTTAATGACCAAATTACTaatatgcttatttaatgagttttttcaaaaataaaaataaaaaaaaaattgaacggTTTGAATTTTGAAGCCAGGAGCTATAAATAAGATAGTTAAATTaggaacaatattaattagagaaaCTAATATCTCATATctcatatataaatagaatgatatggtATAACTGATAATGTGATTATTGaatttaaatattctataattattaaagattctataattaaatgtaattgtgtttgaattttatttgaaGAATATGATGTCATCAATCTAATCTAATGGTGGAAAACATAGCATTGAAATGCAATCAAGGGTCCtgattgcttcattggtgaattaaggGTTCTGTTTTAGTAATATTTAAAGATGCTCCATTTCATTCATTTGTGGCAACAAATCatgattttttttatcataatacTACATTTCATAAATCTTTGCTTATTGCATACCAAACACTATTATAATTGTTTTTAATGTTTACTACATCATTGTAATTTATGACACCTTACCTAAGCTACCTATACTTCCAACATGTGTGGTTAGTAGTGTTATCTATAGACTATCACTACTTGTTCATTCATGTTTTTCTTATCTTTTCTACCTCCATATTTGCTTTATTTTATTGGTTCTTTATTTAAAGATGCGTTAGTGTTTTTTCATTGTTAACATTAGTTTCCTTATGGAGAGATCATCACAAGCTAACCTTTTTATATATAGGGATCATATGCAAAGTTACACAAtttgtaatattattattattatctttataGTCCTTCGTTTTGTCAATGTCTTTTACAAATACAGTTTTCCTTTGTAATTACTAATGATATTGGTTGTCGACCCATCCTACCTCCCCAACCCCATTTTGTATGGGACCAatgtattattattgttgttttgTTGTTAAACTAAATCAATATATTTTGAGAATCTATATAATAATGTGTAAAACAATTATGGACAAGCATGGTACCGAATCCGTATCATTCAAAGAATCTCTAGTTCTGAAATGGATGAAAAAACTGATATCGAGTACCGAACCTAACGAAAGTTAATAGTACATGTATCGGGTATGGTATCGGTTACTGATATCCACTATATTGAATCCTAAATTTTGTGATTTTAGATTAGCGAATATCGTCTAATATTAACATAAACGATGTTGATTCGGTAATAATGTGTAACCTAACTACCTAAGTCATTTTATTTTTAGTGCACTTTGCCATTTAAAAAATGTCTTGTTTGGTCAAAAGTActcaataatgttgtttaaacaAATGTTTATATTTTACCCTTTTCTTCATATTTCAAGCAATTTctttatctttgtccttttcttttctttttgctttaacttaaatcatttaaaaggaaAGACGAAGAAGAAAAAGGTTATATATGTAAGATAAACTCATTTACATTTTCTATCATAAAAtagaaataatttcaaaattttatagaattacaaattaaaatattactaaatttagaaagaaaaaaaaatcattcaagGGAAAATAACAGGGCAATGCCGTCTTGCCGAGTATGAAATATTGAAATACGAGAGAGTCGAAACCCCAAAAACACATATGCTTTGTGCAAACAGCAACTTGTGTTTGAATTCTTACTTGGCTGCAACTGCAACTGAAACTCATCAAGCGCGCGACAAGTGCCGAGTGAGAACGAGAGCGACCACCCGAATCGAGATGGAGATCGGTGGATTAGATAGCAACGGCCGGGAATTCAAGAGCGCCGATGAGATGTGGCGAGAAGAAGTTGGCGATTCACAAAAGAAGCTCGATTGGTATCGCAATGGTGTTGGCTACTGGCAAGTAGGTTTAGCCCTCCTTTTCGTTTCACATAACAAATCCGTATAAACCCTAAAGAATTGTTTTTTTTTCGTGATCAAAAGGGCGTGGATGCATCAGTCGATGGAGTTTTGGGTGGATATGCACATGTGAATGAGCCTGATATCAAAGCCAGTGAGGCTTTTCTCAACACCCTTTTAACTGAACTTGTTCCTAATGGCGGAAGAAACCAGCATCTTGTAGCTCTTGGTTAGCTCTCTTtctccttttcttcttcttcttcttcaggttTATATAAAATCAACCAAATTTTCATGTGCTTGTGTCACCCATCAAATTCCAGTTAGAATTTGTTGTGTATTGAAGATTCCTTGTTGGCTAAAACTTGTGCAGATTGTGGTTCTGGAATTGGAAGGGTGACTAAGAATCTTCTCATAAGATACTTTAATGAGGTAATAACTTTCAACACTTGGTACCTTATATACATAACttaggtacattatttattcttTGCTCAAAAGATATATTATCATCTCTAGTTTCTGGATCTttcttggatttttgattttatgTTTAGCACATTTTGTCATTAGTTACTTGTAAaattaattgcttgattgtttctAGGTTGACCTTCTTGAACCCGTATCACATTTCTTGGAGGCTGCTCGTGAAAATTTGGCTCCTGAAAATCTATCAGTCTCAGAGGAGCACAAAGCTTCCAACTTTTACTGTACTCCACTACAGGTAATTATTAATGTTAATCATAAAATATACTGTTTAGTTGGATGGAATGGAATAACAAAGGAATGGAATAACGAAGGAATGGAATGAGTCATTACATTCCAACATTCCATCATGATGTTTTATTGGCTTGTGTTCTTTGATTCCATCATCCCAAACACTACTTTAGTTTACTTTAATggcatttttttttgttgtttgaaTTTTTACTTTCAGGAATTCACTCCAGATACACAAAGGTATGATGTGATATGGGTCCAATGGTGCATTGGGCATCTTGCTGATGATGACTTTGTGTCATTCTTCAAGAGAGCAAAGGTAACAATATGTAGTTTTATAAATACTttcattgatttttttattatatcaTCCCACTTTCCTTTCTTCCTATAACATCAATGTATTTTAAAAATCTACACAATTACAACAATGTCCTAACTTTTTACAAATTTTCCCACATTTGATTATATGTAGGCTGGCCTTAAACCCGGTGGAttttttgttttgaaagaaaACCTCGCAAAATCAGGTAGCAACTCTCTCTTTACTTAATACAGAAAGAACGACTTAATAGAGAAAAAGTCAGGAAAATGAGACTTATTTATTTTCCCAAATACTTTTTATACATCATTGTTTATCCAAAATATATATGGATATAGGATTTGTGTTGGATAATGAAGATAAGAGTATTACAAGGTCAGATGTATACTTCAAGGAACTCTTTAATCAGTGTGGCCTCAATATCTACAAGTTAAAGGTAATTCCTATTGTATAAGGTCAAAACTGATATAGTTTAAAGGTTAGAGTGAAATTACTAATATACCCTTGTGCATCAGGATCAGAAGGGATTTCCAGACGAGTTATTTGCTGTGAGGATGTATGCATTGACCACAGAGACATTGAAAAAAGTTGGTGGATCAAGACCAAAACGAAAAGCAAATAGACCTGCAATCATCAAATGAAAAAGTTTTTAAGGCTTGTTTTGTTGTATGTAGGAGTAGTGATTTTGTTAACTTTAATTTATTGCTTGAAAAGGtttccatgtttttcaaattcttaATTATCTTGAGGCCTTTACTCTATAATAGTGTTACTGGAACTATAATTTTTGTGGATTATGAGTTCATGTTTCAAATcaacttttctttctttctctctattGTGTTATGGGTTATTATGGATATAGTTTAATACCTAATAATGTACTAAAAGTTGTACACATTATGACTTTGGTCTTTGGAAATTAGCAAGTTGCAAGTAATACCTCATGCTTTGTGGTGTGTTTTACACGCTAAAAGTTGTACACATGAATAATAAGATAATATTATTAGTAATCTAACGTTACATGTAAACATGTATGACTTTAAGCAAATAAATAGAATGTAATTTGGACGTTGTATTTTTTTGACCTGTGATATCAAGTTGTGAACGTACAAAaactaaattaaataaaaaccaaTGAACGGATATGGTAGAGATTTTTGCAAAAATCATGACCATTTTGATCAAATTGTTAATAAAATCTTGAAAAACAATAAATGATATTAGCTTGATTTGTCTTTTAATAATAAACTAACAATAACCATACTCATAATAATAACAAtggaaaaacaacaaaaaaaaatgtcaTATCAGAATGATGCAACCAGCAATAAAACATAATGTCCTAATATGAATGtagtaaaattttcaaatataatgtcctataaaaaataaaaacaaaggtAAAAATGTAACAATGCAATAGAAATAAGTTGAATCACTATTATATTACCATAAACACAATTTCGATAATCAACACAAAAAATACATCAAAATCGCCTCATCTAAACCCTATAAAAAAAGGCATCTTCAGTGTTCACTCATCTTTTCTTCTATCTaaattatatttaaaatcattactaatttttttataaaaacacattAAACCACTGGACACTTCCTGAATTTAATCTCAGAGGCTGCATTTCACCGCCTACCccttcctcttcctcttcctccacctcctccaccacCGCCTCTTCCTCTCCCCCTTCCTCCACCACCTCCCCTCCCTCTGCCGCCACCTCCCCGCCCTCTACCACCACGTCCCCGACCCTGAAATCCTCCTCTATCGGACTTCAACCCCAGTGAATGCACTCCCCTTCTCTTTTCACGATGATTgaaaccatcatcatcatcatcatcatcaaactcaTCTTCCTTATACTTCCCTTTGCTTCTAGATATGAATGAAATCTCCCTTGATCCACCTGGTCCAGATTTAATCTTGTTTAAGGCGTTTGAACCTTGATTTCTATTTGCCAGAGCTTTTACCCTCTCTTCTAATGGCAGAGCATCTTCTTTAGCAAGTGACCTCCTGTTTCCAAATGCTTCTGCATGCCTCTCATCCTTCACTTCATACAATctgcattttttttataaaataaataagtcTTCTCGAAAAGCTTGTTTTCATGGAGATAAATAAATAGACTTTAACTAGAGTGATATTACAGACCAAACATACCAACATATGAAAGTTTAGGGACTAAACCTGCCAATATACTTaagttttgtggccaaagtcTGAAACCCAAAATGTCTAGTGACCAAATCTATATATTAATATACGAAAGTCTATGGACCAAACCAGCCAAGTTATAAAAGTCTTGTGGCCAAAGTCTGAAACCCAAAAAGTCTAGGGACCAAATCTGCCAATATACAAAAGTCTAGGGATCAAACCTA includes these proteins:
- the LOC111882930 gene encoding alpha N-terminal protein methyltransferase 1, producing MLCANSNLCLNSYLAATATETHQARDKCRVRTRATTRIEMEIGGLDSNGREFKSADEMWREEVGDSQKKLDWYRNGVGYWQGVDASVDGVLGGYAHVNEPDIKASEAFLNTLLTELVPNGGRNQHLVALDCGSGIGRVTKNLLIRYFNEVDLLEPVSHFLEAARENLAPENLSVSEEHKASNFYCTPLQEFTPDTQRYDVIWVQWCIGHLADDDFVSFFKRAKAGLKPGGFFVLKENLAKSGFVLDNEDKSITRSDVYFKELFNQCGLNIYKLKDQKGFPDELFAVRMYALTTETLKKVGGSRPKRKANRPAIIK